The genomic segment ACTGGGCGCATCCAACTTAAAATCtgagggcataatacataaatatgaccttaaactttgacagtgcataaatatgatctttaactattcaaaactgcacaaaaatgacctttaaatgacttttcactattattttttcattattttcagctcaaagatggaaatgacatctaatttcttttgtcattgcggaaaaagagcaatattgaagattttttAATTAgatgggtcagcctcatacgaaaaaattgtacggatatgtatatatattataaagcagagggcgaatttaagttgtataatatatataaatataatttatttaaatattaaattaaaagatgaaactatactaataatgaaaaaattatagttttaataaaacgttattaaattaacattattaaggatagtagtagtagtatattaaattaacgttattacaatgttattaaattaacgttattaaaacattattaaattaatgtaggggcggacctacgtggttgcctaAAAAAGCTAcgttatatatataaggtagaaaatttatatttatgtacgtatattaatgttgaaccagatgaaacaagacacttagatagctcagtggtgttatttgctattcttgggtgcttccttcagcctactgcacGGGttcgatttttaattaaaaaaaaattaggtgttgaagaagaaacgacgcctttttaacacaaaaagcaaaactttgatagtgcacaaatatgaccttttaactattcaaaactgcacaaatatgaccttcctCCAAGTCAGTCCTTCTAACAAGATGTGACACCGTAtaattggattacctttccacgtaggcgtgAGTGAAACTCACGcctggggttgcaaaatcggaggttaAAGATCCTATTTGTGcattatcaaagtttaaggtcaaagttataatttaatgttaaatttagagttatatgtattaactcttttatTAATTAATCATAGTTCATCATCATACACACTCACCTCATTAATCatttaataaatggtaaatcgATATAATTTGATGTTCTAGGTGTGGGTAAGTTTAATGGAACGGgttaacatataaaatataactTTTGACATATGTACTTGGTATTAATTTTCGACGAAAGATGTTCAACTGATCATCCTTTATTGTATACTATACGGAAATTAGCACAATCTAATACAAGGATTTAGTTACTGGAGAGGAGCAGAAATCGTAAAgcattttgataatgcttctgCAGATTGCAGATTATTACAAAGCAAGATACGAAAAGATTGTGTAGAGTTTGGGGCTAGGCCATTATTTAGAGGAACATAGGATGAAACTACATCCTACATAGGAACCTTTCTTTCTCTGTTACAACATGGCTTCTGGTAATGTCATCCAAAGTGCAGCAGCCAGCAAGAGCCATGGTCTGCTCCAATTCATTCTTGAGCATTTCAATAACTTGCTTTACTCCGGTCTCCCCCTTAGCGGCCAGGCCGTAGATGACTGGTCGACCAATCTGCAGGAATATATGATAATTACATACACTCTTAgtgtatataagttaaattcatTTCTGTAAATCAATTAAATTCACCAGAACAGCTTTTGCGCCTAGTGCTAACGCCTTGAATATGTCCGTTCCTCGCCTAATTCCTCCGTCAAGAAGTACTGGAACTTTACCTTGAACAGCATGGACCACCTGACACCACTTTGAAATTAAGGAGGAATATATACAATGCACATGCTATAAAGAGGAGATTTCAAGTTTATAGTTCCTAAACTTTTTAAGATTGTAAATAACACATTTCATTTTTCAGTAGGAAAGAATTTTAAATGAGCTTGTATTTCAGTTCTGAATGCTTAAGCACATCCAAAAGACTTCAAAAACCTTTTGTTCTTTGAACTGAACAGAAATAGATGCTGGAGTGTAATCCAGCTGTCGAGCTCCATGGTTAGAGACGATAATTCCTGCAACTCCGGCTTCAATTGCTTTGGTTGCAGCAAAATATAGTACTATAAGAAATTCTGTGCAAGAAATGCTCAATTTATAGCAAAATCAAGTTTACATATGTTAAAACATATTG from the Capsicum annuum cultivar UCD-10X-F1 unplaced genomic scaffold, UCD10Xv1.1 ctg70459, whole genome shotgun sequence genome contains:
- the LOC124894141 gene encoding peroxisomal (S)-2-hydroxyacid oxidase GLO4-like → CTLEEVASSCKAVCFIQTAFKRDITANMVQRAERNGFRAIILTADTPRLGRKEADIRNKMISPPFRNFEGLISTELASDKGSNVEAYAAETLDPSFCWKDIAWLKSITKLPILIKGVLTCEDVLYFAATKAIEAGVAGIIVSNHGARQLDYTPASISVQFKEQKVVHAVQGKVPVLLDGGIRRGTDIFKALALGAKAVLIGRPVIYGLAAKGETGVKQVIEMLKNELEQTMALAGCCTLDDITRSHVVTEKERFLCRM